CTAATTTGGTCTTCAGTGTATActattctccatccatttttgtGTGGCTTTTCATTTGTGGAGATTGCAGAGTGCATTTAAAATTACAGAGATTCTATGCTGGTTGGTTTGGCGAGGTTTTTGCATGTCTGCACTTTGTTCATGGTCTTCTGCACTTCTGAACCAATCCATGGTACATCTACTGCAAACACATGCTTGAATTTGTTGGTTTGATCTACTGGCTGCAGTATGGAGGTGGAAATTTtagggaggagaggggaagagatGGAGAGAAGTTGTTTTTCTGACCTGAACAGGCAGAGTACCTTCCCATTAAATTAccactgctttatttatttatttatggaacatataaagccacccaactctaTGAAGACACTGAACAGTGTACAGTAAAAAGAATCAAATCATAcaattaagaaaaacaaaaacaaaaacccacccaAATGCCAGAAGAAGAACCACCATTAAAAGGCAATCAAACACACAGGACCCGCTCCCCATTCCAATccaatgcctggggaaagagccaggttttcagagtgGTTTAGTACAAGTGAGGCTTGGGGAAGCAGCTGTAACAAGGAGACAGCACACATTTGCTTCTCTTGGATACTTACAGTAAAGAGAGGAGGATCTTTGCAATGGGGATGGAATCCTTTTTGTCTGCACGAAGAGATCTCGTCCATTCCATGGTCAGTCAGTTTAAAGAATCCAGTCCTAAACAACAGTAATTGTGGACAAAATCAGCTGACCTCAAACTTTCAAAATGGCTTCAGGTGGacacctttttattatttttttatagggTCAAGAACAGtattaagagccagtttagtctaatGGTTAAGgaaacgggctagaaaccaggaaacagagagttctagtcccgccttaggcatgaaagctggctgggtgaccttgggccagtcactctctctcagcccaactcacctcacagggttgttgttgtggggaaaataggaggaggaaggggtgttaggtatgcttgccaccttgagttatttataaaaataataaaggtgggatagaaaataaaggaataaataaaacaagttcaGAACAACACGTGGAGAGCTGTGCCTTGAAGGAAACTGTCCAGAACTGAAAAAATTCTTCATACCCACAAGAGCACAACCCTGTGTGGATCATTCTTTACGTTTTGTCCTTTTATGTTCTATACACTTTCAATTTTGGCAAACTTTCCCTCAACAGGCAGACTGGAATAGAATTGGAATTTCCACAGGATTTGAACAAACTAGCCTCATTAATGAGATGTTTAAATTGAGCTGGGACTCCTCGGAGTCACATCTTCCTCAACTTCATTAGTTATTCAGGGAGATACAGAGAGTGTCTGAAATTTGGTGCTTGCCCCTTAAAGTAATATTAGGTCCCAAATGGAACCCTGTGATCTTGCCCAATCTTAAAACCAGATCTGGATACACACAATGCAATAACTTACTCTTGATATTTTGGTGAACAAACAATAGCTATAGACTCTGGCAACATCATTTGATAGGAGCAATGGGTGTGCAAATCCACACTGGAAAGGAAAGCAGTTTGGGTAGGATGAGTctaaaggaggaaaaggagagtcTAGATGTTAAAAATGAAGCAAGAAACAGGGCACTTTGCTTAAGTTTAAGTTTCACTCTGCTTATCAtttttccattctattttttGTTAAAGGCTGAACAAAATTTTTCTTCTGTACTTTCTGGAGATGTTCTAAGCAGTGATTTTTAAGCAGTGTTTTTTTAAGCAGTGTTCCTTAATATACTGCTGGTTTTTATTCTCAAAAATGTACTTCGGTGTAGTTTTGAGACACCTGTGCACTCTTGTTAACAGATGCTTTTTGTACACATTCCATGAGAAGAACACAAATCCaaaatgtggaaaatatgagtcATGAAGAGTATTACAGCATTTCTCTTTGCACACAGGATCAAGAAATGAGAATCAGTGAATTGCATTTCTCTTCCCTAAATCACATCCACTTCTCCAGAGCACCCAAATGAACACAAGAAAATCTGACCATGGTCCTCTGCGAGCTGTTATCAAAGTTCCTGCAATCTCCAAAGAGGACTACCCAGTAGGGAGAGGGTACAAACAGAGTGCTGAGTAGCAGAGGGCATACGAATGACATCTATCACAAGACCCAGAGGCAATCCACCTGGGGACCCTACTTTGAAGAAACAGCTTCTGGGAGAGAAGACCTGGGCAGGACAAGAGAGAAGCAGGAGGACACAGGCACAAAGTCCCTGGAAATTATTGTGGCTGGCTGCACAGAAACCAACAGGAGCTGCCCGAGAAGAGGGCAGCTGCACCCCCACTCTTCTCCGCCTGGGGTTCAAAGGAAACCTCACCCATAGGCCACCCATAGGCAAGTCTCAGGCCCCAGAAGACCCTCGGCAAAGGAGGCTTACATGGACCCATCCCAGCGTGATCAGGCTGTTCTGATCCTGGATTAGGAAGAGCTCCTCCTCGTTCTCGGTGTTGCAGTAGTCAGGGCCTCCATGCTGCTTGGGAACAATGACGTGGGTTACTGTGAATTCATTCCTCATCTGACGGGAGAGAGAAAGTCACAAAAGAAGAATCAGCAAATAGCCTTTTGAGGTAAGTGGTTGGAAAGCAGGCTGGAGCACATAATCTTAAATATAAGATTCAATGCTTCCTCTAAAATAGCTCGGTTCTAAAGTCCTTCCACAGGATTTCAGAAGCACAACTCGGCTACAGGTTTAGGAACAGAGGAAACTTCACCTTCTCTTAGACCCACCTCACCCTTCAGCTTTATCTGTACCTaccagtggcagcagcagcagcttttggGAAGTCCTCCTGGATTGTCTGCATGTAAAATAAGGCTTTAACTGCTGAATTATATTCTTTCCCCAATAGCCCTGTTTGACAGCAGGAACTTGCAAGCCAGGCAAAGCTTCTGGGTCTTGTGGCATCCCAGTAAATATGGACTCCAACTGACCAGTCTCATGCCCTGACCATTAGCAGGAAGGCTGCATGTGGCTGGGCACCACAAAGGGTGGCAACCTCGTCCATGTTTCAACTTACTCGAAGTGTAATGTGAAAACCTGAACTGACAAACCATGATAGCGGTAGGGATCAATATTCACAAGCATCAGAAGactggaacttggaatgtaagaagaacgttgatttgatttgatttaatgcaCATTTAATAAAGGGCATTAATTAATATAAAGACATGTAATTAATGAAtgaagttacattttaaaaaataggtaggTTGTGTACTTATGAagctaagagaaagggaaggaggtaaCAGATTGAaagaaggtggtctgatctttGGAGTGTAACTGATGAAGACTTACAGGGAAAAGAAGGTGTAGGTTTAACCATGAACAAAAGGATTAAAATGTCAGAATGTGGGAACTGGTGTCATCTGTGAGTGAATATGACTGTTAGACCATATGATGCAATATGGAGAATGGATCTGAAGATTAATATGCTAAAGGCAGTTGTGTTTGACGGGAAAACGGACTGAACAACTGCTAGtcatacataaatggcaaaaaaaatagTGCAACTGGATGAATGTGTGTACTTCTTAAAAATTTACTAAATATGGGGAAAAGGATGGAGAATTTTTAGACCACAGCAACCAAGAAATAGGCAGTATGTGGCCTGTTACAAGGAATGCTTGtctaaagaaggaaaaaggctGTGTATAAGAGCATCCTCTCTTCCCTTTAGTTATATGGCAGTgacaggagaaacataaaagttgaatacAACGGGAACGGGGTACTCAATTGTGTGGTCAAACAAGAATAGACGTGAATGGCTAAAAACTGAGAAACACTACAAAAGTGTTTGTTCGAAGTGGTTTGATCATATAAAGAGAATGTATAAGGACTGaatcccaaaacaaacaaacaaacataagaaggaagagtgaatatgttaaaaggaaagggaaagtcaAGAATGTCTTGGTTGTGTAGAGATGTTGAGAACCTCAAGAAAAAAGAGGTGAGACATTTGAAGTACAAAAGACAGTGTGAATTGGTATATGGATGCAATGGAAGCAACCATATTTTGCACACACAGATAAAGAAATATAGTGAATTGTGCTGGTATAacctagttttctttttctctcatctttttcctttaatttttttccaccatttctcattctttttctgcactctgcataatgttgcttaccacaaaagagacagtttggtctagtggaaaaggcaacaggctagaacccaggagactgagagctctagtcccgccttaggcaggaaagccagctgagtgaccttgggccagtcgctctctctcagcccaactcacctcgcagggtggttgttgtgcggaaaataggaggaggaaggagtattaggcatgttaaccgccttgagttatttataaaaataataaaggtgggatagaaaataaaataaaataaaagttgctAGAAAAGCAATGTGGCTGTTAACGGAGTCTAGGATTTCATCTCCCAGCACACTCatacaagaaaagagaaaaatatttaaaagaggcCCAATTTCTACCTAGTTTATATTGCATCTCTGCCTGTATGGATGGTTGTGCTTTTGAACCTCATCtagttttttttctgtgaaaCGGTATTTTGCTGTCCTTAAATTAAAGGTGTAGCTCAGGCACAACTCCTGCTTTCACTGAATTTATGGGGCAAATTCCTTACCATTTGCAAACCCTGAATTCACTCTAGGCCTAAACCATTAGGGACTCCTGGTATGAATGCAATAACAACATGAGATCATGAGACTTACTTAAATTACAAAAATCCATTATGAAAGGCAGCAGCTTCTAAAATTAACAGGATCAATATATGATCTTGTAGATCTTCTGTCTACTCAGGCCTGTTTCCTTCCCATATATTTATATACTTACTGCAGTGATGAATAGTGAGACCTGTATATTTGTATTTAGCATATTTCCAAGTGATCAAGTCACAAGTTCAGGAGAACTGAAGAGAAGGCAATCACATACTGCCTTGAGGATTTATGACATCATcttaccagcttcccacaaaggATCCCACATGTCTCCACACCTCTGGCTGTATTTGCATCTGCCAGCTGCAGAAATTTATGACAGAGCTCCCTGGGGACAATGATGTGGCGAAGACCTTCTATAACTGCATCTGGAGGGAAAGAGCAAGGTCACAGTAGTGTAACAGGCCTAATTCCAGCCTAGTGCCTCCCCAACTTGCTGATTTTCTAGTAGAGATAATTTTATATGGAGCATTCATCACAAGCCCTACCTGCAACCTAAAAGGCATAGTCTAGTTGTCTCACTTGGTATTTGCAAAACCAGGGCACAGAAAAATGCTGACCTGAgatctattattttaaaagggcCAAGTGTTATTTTGACTAGAGCAAACACCAAACAGCAAAAATGGTGAGAATAATCAGCTATCCAACATCAATGctaaaaatcttttttcaaaagtggttttgTGCTATTCCAGAGATGGGTCTTTTTTTAAAGCCTTCAGTAAAAATAACTGTTTGTAACCCTGTTACAAAAACAAATCACTGCAGCAAATGGTACATTTACATCCTAGAAAACTTTCTGGGAAATCTGAAAACGTTTCCGTgacaggaatgtgggcagggacCAGAATTATTGCCAGGAGCCACCACTTGGTTAGAGGCCAGGGTTTCCCAGTTAACAGCTGAAGACTGTCATCTTGCCAAGTCCTTGAGGAAAAACTTTCTCCAAGGCCAGGTAACATAACACTTATCCACCCTGATCTCTCCAGAAGGTGGAACTAGGGTAGGAAACAGGATGACCTCTAAGAGGTCTCCCTGAGCCCAATACATCTGTTTCCAGGCCATCTTGCTTAGAAGGCAGATGGCAAGAATCAACTCTGGGACAGTGGCAAATGCTAGCTATAAAGCTAGTAGGAGAGACTTACGTGGGAGGCAAAGAGAAGCAACTGGGAGAATTCTTCAAGCAGCTTTGACTTTGGGAGGATTtaagttttggaaaaaaacagatttcagATGGCAAAATAAATGCCAGGCAATCCAGAAGATCTGCTAAGAACCTTCCAGTTCATTAGAACAAGTATTTTAAATAGATCGAACGTTCCATCAGTGGCAACAAAGGGGCTGTGGGGAGGGGAGATTCTTTTGAATTTTGTGAGTCAGCTCTGACAAGACTATCACTGCATTCCCATAGAAGGAATATCAAATTCATTCCAAAACATACTGTTTTCTGAGTTCCCCAAAGCTCCAGGTTTTAGAGACCTGTCCACAACGGGTGGCTTTGGCAGTCCACTTCCTCCACCGGGGCTCAAAGGTTGACCAGCAGACTTGAGAGTTTGGGGGTCAGTGGGGGGCTTGAGCACACCAGATATTAAGGGACCCTCCAAGGGGTCTGGAGTTGCTGTCCCAAATTGCTGCACCACTCTCAAGCGCTCCTTCTCAAGCTCCTGGCGCCTGATCATGTCTTCAAAGGCATGGAACTGCTCCTGTTCGGCCTGCTGCTGCTTCATACGGGCCACTCTCTGCCTCTCCTCCTCCAGCTGTTGCTGCAGGGCCAAGCTACGTGCaaattcctcctcctgcttcttctgTAACGGGAAGAGAAGAGTCACTAGACGAGGTGGGAAATGGCAGCCGCAGGAGCAACTCTCTTCCCTAGTAGCAAAATCAGGGTTAAGAACCGGGCAAGATTTGAGGAAGGGAGCACAACTTTGGGAGAATGTGGTCCAGAAGCAACTGGTGGGCCTTAGCTGGCTAGAACAGACTAACTGAACTAATAATGTTATTGGCTCATGAAGCAGCTTCCTATGTATTGTTTGCCCTGTTTTAACTCTGCCCTTCCATAAGGTGTTCGAGAGAGCTAAAAACTTAGGAAACAGCAGGATGCCACATTCATggctaagagaaaaaaaaagtaaataaatccaGAGGCAAGCAAGTAACCATAATGATGGATAtatgaaaaaaaggaatgaaacagGCTAGACACTGAGCGTAATTGGcccatttgggagaaagaggcttttgctgtcaaaactgctcttacacactggaggcatctcttggaaggtgccctttctccttttgaggtttggactgatcataaaaacctccaagccttgcaaactcccagaaaattaaatggaaaacaaattcgctgggctcagttttttaaccgtttcaattttacccttaatttccttccgggtaaaaagaactttttggctgatgcactttctcgcctcccTCAATATCATATAGCACAAACACAAGTTGTGGACACTGTTTTCTCAAaacagcagcttggaatggcgtGCGTAAGGCGCAAACAAGCGGCAGCCGGGAAAGTGGAAGT
This genomic interval from Candoia aspera isolate rCanAsp1 chromosome 9, rCanAsp1.hap2, whole genome shotgun sequence contains the following:
- the STAMBP gene encoding STAM-binding protein produces the protein MPDHADVSLPPEDRVRGLIHMGSSVEVNEDVPPRRYYRSGVEIIRMATIYSEEGNIERAFILYNKYITLFLEKLPKHREYKTAIIPEKRETVKKLKEVAFPRAEELKMMLLEKYNKEYAEYSIQKKKQEEEFARSLALQQQLEEERQRVARMKQQQAEQEQFHAFEDMIRRQELEKERLRVVQQFGTATPDPLEGPLISGVLKPPTDPQTLKSAGQPLSPGGGSGLPKPPVVDRSLKPGALGNSENNAVIEGLRHIIVPRELCHKFLQLADANTARGVETCGILCGKLMRNEFTVTHVIVPKQHGGPDYCNTENEEELFLIQDQNSLITLGWVHTHPTQTAFLSSVDLHTHCSYQMMLPESIAIVCSPKYQETGFFKLTDHGMDEISSCRQKGFHPHCKDPPLFTTCNHVTIMEQEVVVLDLR